One Cydia fagiglandana chromosome 11, ilCydFagi1.1, whole genome shotgun sequence genomic region harbors:
- the LOC134668637 gene encoding phospholipase A1 member A-like: protein MDYSRTEQGYHRGLLPDCPGSTKPAEITPNSLRNLKISVLGPRASLTTYSYYQAKRIARHPEIDFNKKTILYVPGYLDMSTVPIRRSLVQLYKELGYNVLILDYEAFDSGEMPVAARLMRPVGKHVAEMLSNLTTLGLDPKKLELVGLSLGGQAISFIAKNYREITGRNISSLTALDPAGRCFRHLGPDQRLDPSDADFVLSIATNMDELGIATPVGHVTFYVNGGEFQPGDVWWLPCDTLCSHVKSYILWLSALMHPGKFVGMQCDSIQQARDFDCYDRKPFVTNTMDLYTDRSKPGIYYLSTIHKYPYYLGKEGVYRNNEVILKLLSSLNEAEELLV, encoded by the exons ATGGATTATTCACGAACGGAACAAGGATACCATAGAGGACTTTTGCCAGATT GTCCAGGCTCCACAAAACCTGCAGAAATCACACCAAATAGCTTGAGGAACTTAAAGATATCAGTATTAGGACCAAGGGCAAGCCTAACAACATACTCATACTACCAAGCCAAGCGTATAGCCCGACATCCCGAGATAGATTTCAACAAGAAGACTATACTCTATGTCCCTGGGTATTTGGACATGTCCACGGTACCTATTCGGAGGAGTTTGGTCCAGCTTTACAAGGAGTTGGGTTATAATGTACTCATATTGGACTATGAGGCTTTTGATTCGGGAGAAATGCCTGT TGCGGCTCGGCTAATGCGTCCAGTTGGCAAGCATGTCGCTGAGATGCTGTCAAACCTAACCACGCTCGGACTGGACCCGAAAAAACTAGAACTCGTCGGTCTCAGCCTAGGCGGCCAAGCAATAAGCTTCATAGCCAAGAACTACCGCGAAATAACTGGCCGGAACATATCTTCCCTAACCGCTTTGGATCCTGCTGGTCGCTGCTTCAGACATCTCGGACCAGATCAAAGACTCGACCCTTCCGACGCTGACTTCGTCCTTAGCATTGCCACCAATATGGACGAATTGGGTATAGCGACTCCTGTTGGTCATGTAACTTTCTACGTCAACGGAGGAGAATTCCAACCCGGGGATGTGTGGTGGCTACCCTGCGATACTCTCTGCAGTCATGTCAAATCCTATATTCTTTGGCTATCAGCACTGATGCATCCAGGAAAATTTGTGGGCATGCAATGTGATTCTATACAACAAGCGAGAGACTTTGACTGTTATGACCGGAAGCCTTTTGTGACAAATACGATGGATTTGTACACGGATAGAAGTAAACCGGGTATATATTATTTGAGTACAATTCATAAATACCCTTATTATTTAGGTAAAGAAGGGGTGTATAGAAATAATGAAGTTATTTTAAAGCTTCTAAGCTCTTTGAATGAGGCCGAAGAATTGTTGGTTTAG